In a genomic window of Apteryx mantelli isolate bAptMan1 chromosome 2, bAptMan1.hap1, whole genome shotgun sequence:
- the MC4R gene encoding melanocortin receptor 4: MNFTQLRGTLQPLHFWNHSYGPHGGAGELNTKGHSSGGCYEQLFVSPEVFVTLGIISLLENVLVIVAIAKNKNLHSPMYFFICSLAVADMLVSVSNGSETIVITLLNNTDTDAQSFTINIDNVIDSVICSSLLASICSLLSIAVDRYFTIFYALQYHNIMTVKRVGVIITCIWAACTVSGILFIVYSDSSVVIICLISMFFTMLILMASLYVHMFMMARMHIKKIAVLPGNGPIRQGANMKGAITLTILIGVFVVCWAPFFLHLIFYISCPYNPYCVCFMSHFNFYLILIMCNSIIDPLIYAFRSQELRKTFKEIICCCSLRGLFDLPGKY, from the coding sequence ATGAATTTCACCCAGCTGCGTGGGACACTCCAGCCTCTCCACTTCTGGAACCACAGCTACGGACCGCACGGAGGTGCCGGTGAGCTGAACACCAAGGGCCACTCCTCGGGAGGCTGCTATGAGCAACTCTTTGTTTCCCCAGAAGTGTTTGTGACTCTGGGCATCATCAGCTTGCTGGAGAACGTCTTGGTCATTGTGGCGATAGCCAAGAACAAGAACCTCCATTCgcccatgtacttcttcatctGTAGCTTGGCGGTGGCTGACATGCTAGTGAGTGTATCCAACGGATCAGAAACTATTGTCATCACGCTGCtaaacaacacagacacagacgCACAGAGCTTTACCATAAACATTGACAATGTCATTGACTCAGTGATTTGCAGTTCCCTGCTTGCATCAATTTGCAGTCTCCTCTCAATAGCAGTGGACAGGTATTTTACTATCTTTTATGCCCTCCAGTACCATAACATCATGACGGTGAAGCGCGTAGGGGTCATCATTACATGCATCTGGGCTGCTTGCACAGTGTCAGGCATTTTGTTCATCGTTTACTCTGACAGCAGTGTTGTCATCATCTGCCTTATCAGTATGTTCTTCACTATGCTCATTCTCATGGCCTCCCTCTACGTCCACATGTTCATGATGGCCCGTATGCATATCAAAAAGATTGCAGTTCTTCCAGGAAATGGCCCTATTCGCCAAGGGGCCAACATGAAAGGGGCCATTACTCTCACCATCCTGATTGGAGTTTTTGTTGTGTGCTGGGCCCCATTTTTCCTGCACCTGATCTTCTACATCTCCTGCCCCTACAACCCTTACTGTGTGTGCTTCATGTCCCACTTTAACTTTTACCTCATCCTCATCATGTGCAATTCCATCATCGATCCACTTATCTATGCATTCCGGAGTCAGGAGCTCAGAAAAACATTCAAGGAGATTATATGCTGCTGTAGCTTGAGAGGGCTTTTTGATTTACCTGGCAAATATTAA